The Candidatus Vesicomyosocius sp. SY067_SCS001 genome includes a window with the following:
- a CDS encoding malic enzyme-like NAD(P)-binding protein codes for MSSKFYQLALEYHKGNRPGKIIVSSHKSLVTCEDLSLAYTPGVAIPVREIAQDANKVYDFTIKRNLVAVISDGSAVLGLGNVGPLASKPVMEGKAVLFKHFADIDVFDIEIDTQDVDDFVQTVKNIAPTFGGINLEDISAPRCFEIEKRLIKMLDIPVFHDDQHGTAIIIAAGLLNSLEIQDKDIETIQLVCLGAGSAGIATLDLLCELGLSKDNILLVDSRGVISKDMENVSQFKAQYGTKTDKKTLTDVMHGADVFIGVAVANLVSKQMIKSMADRPIVFALSNPDPEISPKDANSVRDDLIMATGRSDYPNQVNNVLGFPFIFRGALDAKASEINLKMKIAAVYALKDLAKLEVPNSVLKAYSTKYMTFGKDYIIPKPFDPRLIEVVPKAVFDVAVSSGVSRL; via the coding sequence ATGAGTTCAAAATTTTATCAATTGGCGCTAGAATATCATAAAGGTAATCGTCCAGGAAAGATCATTGTTTCATCACATAAATCATTAGTAACATGCGAAGATCTGAGCTTAGCATATACACCTGGTGTTGCTATTCCTGTTCGTGAAATTGCACAAGATGCAAATAAGGTTTATGACTTTACCATTAAACGTAATTTGGTTGCTGTTATTTCTGATGGTTCAGCAGTTTTGGGACTTGGAAATGTTGGTCCATTGGCATCTAAACCTGTTATGGAAGGTAAAGCAGTATTGTTTAAACATTTTGCAGATATTGATGTATTTGATATTGAGATTGATACTCAAGATGTAGATGATTTTGTACAAACAGTTAAGAATATTGCTCCAACATTTGGCGGTATTAATCTTGAAGATATTTCAGCGCCTCGCTGTTTTGAGATTGAAAAGCGTTTAATTAAAATGTTGGATATTCCTGTTTTTCATGATGATCAGCATGGAACGGCTATTATTATTGCAGCAGGATTGTTAAATTCACTTGAAATTCAAGATAAAGATATTGAAACAATTCAATTAGTTTGTTTAGGTGCTGGTTCAGCAGGAATTGCTACTTTGGACTTATTATGTGAATTGGGCTTGTCAAAGGACAATATTTTATTAGTTGATAGTAGAGGTGTTATTTCTAAAGATATGGAAAATGTTAGTCAATTTAAAGCTCAATATGGTACGAAAACAGATAAAAAAACCTTAACAGATGTTATGCACGGTGCGGATGTATTTATTGGTGTTGCTGTTGCTAACTTAGTATCAAAACAGATGATTAAGTCAATGGCAGATAGGCCTATTGTGTTTGCCTTGTCGAATCCAGATCCTGAAATTTCGCCTAAAGATGCTAATTCGGTGCGTGACGATTTAATCATGGCAACAGGTCGAAGTGATTATCCCAATCAAGTTAATAATGTATTAGGTTTTCCTTTTATTTTTAGAGGTGCGTTAGATGCAAAAGCTAGTGAAATTAATTTAAAGATGAAAATAGCAGCAGTTTATGCACTTAAAGATTTAGCAAAATTAGAAGTACCAAATAGTGTTTTAAAGGCTTATAGTACAAAGTACATGACATTTGGTAAGGATTATATTATTCCTAAGCCTTTTGATCCAAGATTGATTGAGGTAGTACCTAAAGCAGTATTTGATGTTGCTGTTTCAAGTGGTGTTTCACGCTTGTAA
- the tuf gene encoding elongation factor Tu, which produces MSKEQFERTKPHVNVGTIGHVDHGKTTLTSAITKVMAEVRGGEFKDYTDIDNAPEERERGITISTAHVEYESEMRHYAHVDCPGHADYIKNMITGAAQMDGAIIVIAATDGPMAQTREHILLSKQVGVPYIVVYMNKADMVDDEELVELVEMEIRELLDEYDFPGDDTPVIFGSALKALEGDTSDIGVPSILKLVDALDSYIPTPKRDTDKSFIMPIEDVFSISGRGTVVTGRIEAGIVNIGDELEIVGIKDTKTTTCTGVEMFRKLLASGEAGDNVGVLLRGTKREEVERGQVLSKPGSIKPHSKFEAEIYILSKDEGGRHTPFFNNYRPQFYFRTTDVTGACQLPNGIEMVMPGDNVKMKVELLSPIAMEDGLRFAIREGGRTVGAGVVSKVTD; this is translated from the coding sequence ATGTCAAAAGAACAATTTGAACGAACCAAACCACACGTTAATGTTGGCACAATCGGTCATGTTGATCATGGTAAAACTACACTTACTTCTGCCATTACTAAAGTAATGGCAGAAGTTCGTGGTGGAGAATTCAAAGATTATACAGATATTGATAATGCTCCTGAAGAAAGAGAACGCGGTATTACCATTTCAACAGCTCACGTAGAGTATGAAAGTGAGATGCGTCACTACGCACATGTTGACTGTCCAGGACATGCTGATTACATTAAAAACATGATTACAGGCGCTGCCCAAATGGATGGAGCTATTATTGTAATTGCTGCTACAGATGGTCCAATGGCTCAAACCCGTGAGCATATTTTGTTATCTAAACAAGTAGGTGTGCCTTATATAGTTGTTTATATGAATAAAGCTGATATGGTTGACGATGAGGAATTGGTTGAATTAGTTGAAATGGAAATTCGTGAGCTATTAGATGAATATGATTTTCCAGGTGATGACACGCCAGTTATTTTTGGCTCAGCACTTAAAGCCTTAGAAGGTGATACTTCCGACATTGGTGTTCCTTCTATCTTAAAGCTAGTTGACGCATTAGACTCTTATATCCCAACTCCTAAGCGTGATACGGATAAATCCTTCATTATGCCAATTGAGGATGTATTTTCAATTTCAGGTCGTGGTACTGTGGTAACAGGTCGTATTGAGGCAGGTATTGTTAATATTGGCGATGAGCTAGAAATTGTTGGTATTAAAGATACTAAAACCACTACTTGTACTGGTGTTGAAATGTTTAGAAAATTACTTGCTTCAGGTGAGGCTGGTGATAACGTTGGTGTCTTGCTTCGTGGTACAAAACGTGAAGAAGTTGAACGTGGTCAAGTATTATCTAAGCCAGGGTCAATCAAACCACATTCAAAGTTTGAAGCAGAAATTTATATTTTAAGCAAAGATGAAGGTGGTCGTCATACACCATTTTTTAACAATTATCGTCCACAGTTTTATTTTAGAACTACAGATGTTACAGGTGCTTGTCAGTTACCTAATGGCATAGAGATGGTTATGCCAGGTGATAATGTGAAAATGAAAGTAGAGCTATTATCACCAATAGCTATGGAAGATGGTTTAAGATTTGCTATTAGAGAAGGTGGTCGTACGGTAGGTGCAGGTGTAGTTTCTAAAGTGACAGATTGA
- a CDS encoding histidine triad nucleotide-binding protein, with product MTDCLFCTIINGDISVNKIYEDEYVLAFYDIKPRAPYHFLVIPKTHIKTLNNTNDEKLLGKLILIASNITKELGFADKGYRVVMNCNKQGGQTVYHIHLHCFGGRVLTWPPG from the coding sequence ATGACTGATTGTTTATTTTGTACAATAATTAATGGAGATATTTCAGTTAATAAAATCTATGAAGATGAATATGTTCTTGCATTTTATGATATCAAACCACGAGCACCATACCATTTTTTAGTAATTCCAAAAACACATATTAAAACTTTAAATAATACTAATGATGAAAAGTTATTAGGAAAATTAATATTAATAGCAAGTAATATTACTAAAGAGCTTGGCTTTGCTGATAAGGGTTATCGTGTGGTGATGAATTGTAATAAACAAGGCGGACAAACAGTTTATCATATTCACCTTCATTGTTTTGGCGGACGGGTACTGACTTGGCCACCAGGATAG
- the secE gene encoding preprotein translocase subunit SecE → MTKVIEPKAKQSLLGMIVSIFIVVVSFVFFYLNPLELSTTLYKVLFLLPGFLLAGFVFFKSPQGVRFSSFLIETKIELRKVVWPTRDETIKTTGMIMVAVVIVAIFLWIIDALFSWMVYLLTN, encoded by the coding sequence GTGACTAAAGTAATAGAACCTAAAGCAAAACAATCATTGCTAGGAATGATTGTATCTATTTTTATCGTGGTTGTATCTTTTGTTTTTTTTTATTTAAATCCATTAGAATTAAGTACAACATTGTACAAAGTATTATTTTTGTTACCCGGTTTTTTGTTAGCCGGGTTTGTATTTTTTAAGTCACCTCAAGGCGTTCGCTTTAGCTCGTTTTTGATTGAGACAAAAATTGAATTACGTAAAGTTGTATGGCCTACACGCGATGAAACTATTAAAACCACAGGTATGATTATGGTTGCTGTTGTGATTGTGGCTATTTTTTTGTGGATAATTGATGCGCTATTCTCATGGATGGTTTATTTGTTAACAAATTGA
- a CDS encoding NAD(P)/FAD-dependent oxidoreductase, translating into MNKITIIGSGFAGLTAVRTLRKNDKHIQITLISPKAEFVYMPSLIWIPSGIANNKDIVIPLNRFFKRMNICHISGKVIGLENRARTVITSIGEYENDALIIASGGRFIKKLPGIEHAITPCDGLSAVEQIRDRIQVMDSGNIAIGFATNPNELSATRGGPMFEFLFGLDTQLRQEGRRDKFNLIFFSPTKKPGVRLGEKAVINLLSEMRKRNINTHLGHKIKSFEINKVITEGGEFIADLILFMPGMTGNHWFDNTELERSKGGLLKADKFCQVKGAENIFVVGDSGSFPGPDWMPKQAHMADLQAIAAAKNVLDVLNDKPTSHTFKVELMCIIDSNNKGIYISRTLKGGLMLPSCRLMHYAKQIFSWRYLRQYR; encoded by the coding sequence ATCACTATTATTGGGTCAGGATTTGCAGGATTAACAGCTGTCAGAACTCTTAGAAAAAACGATAAACACATACAGATTACCTTAATATCGCCCAAGGCAGAGTTTGTTTATATGCCAAGTTTGATTTGGATACCGTCAGGTATAGCCAATAACAAAGATATTGTTATCCCTCTTAATCGTTTTTTTAAACGTATGAATATTTGTCATATTTCTGGTAAAGTTATAGGTTTGGAAAACCGTGCTAGAACTGTAATTACTTCAATAGGTGAGTATGAAAATGATGCACTTATTATCGCGTCAGGCGGGCGGTTTATTAAGAAGTTGCCTGGTATTGAGCATGCTATTACGCCATGTGATGGATTGAGCGCTGTCGAACAGATACGTGATAGAATTCAAGTTATGGATAGTGGTAATATTGCTATTGGTTTTGCTACTAATCCTAATGAATTAAGCGCGACACGTGGCGGTCCGATGTTTGAATTTTTATTTGGTTTGGATACACAATTACGACAAGAGGGTCGACGTGATAAATTTAATTTAATTTTTTTTAGTCCTACAAAGAAACCAGGCGTTCGTTTGGGCGAAAAAGCAGTGATAAACTTACTAAGTGAGATGAGAAAGCGCAATATTAACACTCATCTTGGTCATAAAATAAAGTCTTTTGAGATTAATAAAGTCATTACTGAGGGTGGTGAGTTTATTGCAGATTTGATTTTATTTATGCCAGGGATGACTGGTAATCATTGGTTTGACAATACTGAACTTGAACGTAGTAAAGGTGGTTTACTTAAAGCGGATAAGTTCTGTCAAGTTAAAGGCGCTGAAAATATATTTGTTGTAGGAGATTCAGGTTCTTTTCCAGGACCAGATTGGATGCCCAAGCAGGCACATATGGCAGATTTACAAGCCATAGCTGCTGCTAAAAATGTATTGGATGTTTTGAATGATAAGCCTACTAGTCATACCTTTAAGGTTGAGTTGATGTGCATTATTGATTCAAATAATAAAGGTATATATATATCCCGAACACTCAAAGGTGGTTTAATGTTACCAAGTTGTCGTTTGATGCATTATGCTAAACAGATTTTTAGTTGGCGGTATTTACGTCAATATCGGTAA